A DNA window from Sporichthya brevicatena contains the following coding sequences:
- a CDS encoding GuaB3 family IMP dehydrogenase-related protein: MSEIEIGRGKRGRVAYGLDQVAIVPSRRTRDPEEVSVAWQIDAYHFDLPIMVAPMDSVVSPETAIGIGNLGGLAVLDLEGLWTRYDDPAALLAEIVSLPDHAATARLQQIYAEPIKEELIGARIKTMRDAGITTAAALSPQRTAQYWRAVVDAGVDLFVIRGTTVSAEHVSHRAEPLNLKQFIYELDVPVIVGGCATYQAALHLMRTGAAGVLVGFGGGSAHTTAEVLGISVPMASAIADVAAARRDYLDESGGRYVHVIADGGMTSSGEITKALALGADAVMIGSPLARAVEAPGQGWHWGAEAHHAALPRGTRMHVGTIGTFEEILQGPARQPDGSMNLVGALRRAMATTGYSELKEFQRVEVVISS; the protein is encoded by the coding sequence GTGTCTGAGATTGAGATCGGCCGCGGCAAGCGCGGCCGGGTGGCCTACGGTCTGGACCAGGTCGCGATCGTGCCGAGCCGGCGGACCCGCGACCCCGAAGAGGTCTCGGTCGCCTGGCAGATCGACGCGTACCACTTCGACCTGCCGATCATGGTCGCGCCGATGGACTCGGTGGTCTCCCCGGAGACCGCGATCGGGATCGGCAACCTCGGCGGTCTCGCCGTGCTCGACCTCGAAGGTCTGTGGACGCGCTACGACGACCCGGCCGCGTTGCTGGCCGAGATCGTCTCGCTGCCCGACCACGCGGCGACCGCGCGGCTGCAGCAGATCTACGCCGAGCCGATCAAGGAAGAACTGATCGGCGCCCGGATCAAGACGATGCGCGACGCCGGCATCACCACCGCGGCCGCGCTCTCGCCGCAGCGGACCGCGCAGTACTGGCGCGCGGTCGTCGACGCCGGGGTCGACCTGTTCGTCATCCGCGGCACGACGGTCTCCGCCGAACACGTCTCGCACCGGGCCGAACCGCTGAACCTCAAGCAGTTCATCTACGAGCTCGACGTGCCCGTCATCGTCGGTGGCTGCGCCACCTACCAGGCGGCGCTGCACCTGATGCGCACCGGCGCCGCCGGCGTGCTCGTCGGCTTCGGCGGCGGTTCGGCGCACACGACCGCGGAGGTGCTCGGCATCTCGGTGCCGATGGCGTCCGCGATCGCCGACGTCGCGGCCGCGCGCCGCGACTACCTCGACGAGTCCGGCGGCCGCTACGTCCACGTCATCGCCGACGGCGGCATGACGAGCTCGGGCGAGATCACCAAGGCGCTCGCGCTCGGCGCGGACGCGGTGATGATCGGCTCGCCGCTCGCCCGCGCCGTCGAGGCGCCGGGCCAGGGCTGGCACTGGGGCGCGGAGGCGCACCACGCCGCCCTGCCGCGCGGCACCCGCATGCACGTCGGCACCATCGGGACCTTCGAGGAGATCCTCCAGGGTCCGGCGCGCCAGCCCGACGGCTCCATGAATCTCGTCGGCGCCCTCCGCCGCGCCATGGCGACCACGGGCTACTCCGAGCTCAAGGAGTTCCAGCGCGTCGAGGTCGTCATCTCGTCCTGA
- a CDS encoding isocitrate lyase/phosphoenolpyruvate mutase family protein encodes MTSEHARTLRALHRPGDPLLLPNAWDADTARLVVEAGYPAVATSSGAVAAALGFSDHEAAPADAMLDAAARIAAAVDVPVTVDAEAGYGLEPEVLADRLLALGAAGCNLEDTDHKTGELRPIAEQAAFLRTVRRAAGRSLVLNARIDVFVASFPDPAADQSAFLGDALDRAAAYLDAGADCVYPILVRSADLAAQFVSAANAPVNLLAHPMTFPPDAARAAGAARISLGTGLWRAQRLWLREQLGELRLGRLPN; translated from the coding sequence ATGACCTCTGAGCACGCCCGGACGCTGCGCGCGCTGCACCGCCCCGGCGACCCGCTCCTGCTCCCGAACGCCTGGGACGCCGACACGGCCCGGCTCGTCGTCGAGGCGGGCTACCCCGCGGTCGCCACGAGCTCCGGGGCGGTCGCCGCCGCCCTCGGGTTCTCCGACCACGAGGCCGCACCGGCCGACGCCATGCTCGACGCGGCGGCCCGGATCGCGGCCGCCGTCGACGTCCCGGTCACGGTCGACGCCGAGGCCGGGTACGGCCTCGAACCGGAGGTCCTCGCGGACCGCCTGCTCGCCCTCGGCGCGGCCGGGTGCAACCTCGAGGACACCGACCACAAGACCGGCGAGCTGCGCCCGATCGCCGAACAGGCGGCGTTCCTGCGCACCGTGCGCCGTGCTGCCGGGCGGTCGCTGGTGCTGAACGCCCGCATCGACGTCTTCGTCGCGAGCTTCCCCGACCCCGCCGCCGACCAGTCCGCGTTCCTCGGCGACGCCCTGGACCGTGCCGCCGCCTACCTGGACGCCGGCGCCGACTGCGTCTACCCGATCCTCGTCCGGTCCGCGGACCTCGCGGCGCAGTTCGTCAGCGCCGCGAACGCGCCGGTGAACCTGCTCGCGCACCCGATGACGTTCCCGCCGGACGCGGCCCGGGCCGCCGGTGCGGCCCGGATCTCCCTCGGCACCGGTCTGTGGCGGGCCCAGCGCCTCTGGCTCCGCGAGCAGCTCGGGGAGCTCCGCCTCGGCCGCCTGCCGAACTGA